One window of the Mixophyes fleayi isolate aMixFle1 chromosome 6, aMixFle1.hap1, whole genome shotgun sequence genome contains the following:
- the LOC142094590 gene encoding ADP-ribosylation factor 1-like, whose translation MGNIFANLFKGLFGKKEMRILMVGLDAAGKTTILYKLKLGEIVTTIPTIGFNVETVEYKNISFTVWDVGGQDKIRPLWRHYFQNTQGLIFVVDSNDRERTNEAREELTRMLAEDELRDAVLLVFANKQDLPNAMNAAEITDKLGLHSLRQRNWYIQATCATSGDGLYEGLDWLSNQLKNQK comes from the exons ATGGGAAACATCTTTGCCAACCTGTTTAAAGGTCTCTTTGGGAAGAAGGAGATGAGAATTCTCATGGTGGGCTTGGATGCTGCTGGAAAAACCACAATCCTGTATAAATTGAAGTTGGGTGAGATTGTGACAACCATTCCCACTATAG GTTTTAATGTTGAAACTGTAGAATATAAGAATATCAGTTTTACAGTCTGGGACGTTGGTGGTCAGGACAAAATCAGACCTCTGTGGCGTCATTATTTTCAGAATACTCAGG GTCTCATTTTTGTGGTTGACAGCAATGACAGAGAAAGAACTAATGAAGCTAGAGAGGAGTTAACGAGGATGCTGGCAGAAGATGAATTACGGGATGCTGTACTACTAGTATTTGCAAACAAGCAG GACCTTCCTAACGCAATGAACGCTGCAGAAATCACGGACAAACTGGGTCTGCATTCCCTACGTCAGAGAAACTGGTACATCCAGGCAACTTGTGCAACCAGCGGGGATGGGCTATACGAGGGCTTAGACTGGCTGTCCAACCAGCTGAAGAATCAAAAGTGA